The proteins below are encoded in one region of Pleuronectes platessa chromosome 12, fPlePla1.1, whole genome shotgun sequence:
- the spast gene encoding spastin isoform X3, protein MSAKINASKSKDCGEVIKNYHKQAFENISKALRIDEDDTGEKEEAVQWYKKGIAELEKGIAVEITLPAGDQYDRAKRLQDKMVNNLTMANDRLALLEATLASKWRYEPKKPSNHVLQQPKPVPKSQPGVSTNTRPSTAVRPPARSTDTKVPKTLSCRCTIGSAPPKVTPRPGRAQNGKPTAGKQPPKGDLKNFKNVDSKLANLILNEIVDRGASVSFEDIAGQDLAKQALQEIVILPALRPELFTGLRSPARGLLVFGPPGNGKTMLAKAVAAESKATFFNISAATLTSKYVGEGEKLVRALFAVARELQPSVIFIDEVDSLLCERREGEHDASRRLKTEFLIEFDGVQSGGDDRVLVMGATNRPQELDEAVLRRFAKRIYVALPDEQTRLTLLKNLLGKHGNPLSKNELSFLSKQTAGYSGSDLTSLAKDAALGPIRELGPDQVRCMAANEMRNIKIKDFEDSLKRIKPSVSPTSLNMYIEWNKDFGDTTAF, encoded by the exons ATGTCGGCCAAAATAAACGCAAGTAAGAGCAAGGACTGCGGCGAAGTTATTAAAAACTACCACAAGCAGGCGTTTGAAAACATATCGAAGGCTCTACGGATCGACGAGGATGATACAG gtgagaaggaggaggcagTGCAGTGGTACAAGAAAGGCATTGCCGAGCTAGAAAAGGGGATCGCTGTGGAGATCACGCTACCAG CAGGAGATCAGTATGACCGAGCAAAGAGACTACAAGATAAAATGGTCAACAATCTGACCATGGCAAACGACAGGCTCGCTTTGTTAG AGGCAACGCTGGCGTCTAAGTGGAGATATGAACCCAAGAAGCCCTCTAATCATGTGCTTCAACAGCCAAAGCCTGTTCCTAAAAGCCAGCCTGGGGTGTCCACTAACACCAGGCCCTCCACTGCTGTCAGACCCCCGGCTAGATCTACTGACACAAAG GTTCCCAAAACACTATCGTGCAGGTGCACCATTGGCTCGGCACCGCCCAAG GTGACCCCACGGCCGGGAAGAGCTCAAAATGGAAAACCCACAGCCGGGAAACAGCCACCAAAGGGGGATTTGAAGAACTTTAAGAACGTGGACAGCAAACTGGCCAACCTGATTCTCAATGAAATTGTTGACCG CGGAGCGTCTGTATCCTTTGAAGACATCGCGGGACAGGATCTGGCCAAGCAAGCACTCCAAGAGATCGTCATCCTACCTGCCTTAAGACCAGAG CTCTTTACTGGCCTGAGATCTCCGGCACGTGGTTTGCTTGTATTTGGCCCACCTGGAAATGGGAAAACCATGTTG GCCAAAGCAGTCGCAGCTGAGTCAAAAGCCACATTCTTCAACATCAGTGCTGCCACTTTGACCTCCAAATAT GTGGGAGAAGGCGAGAAGCTTGTTCGAGCACTTTTTGCAGTTGCCAGAGAATTACAGCCCTCCGTCATCTTTATTG ATGAAGTGGACAGCTTGCTTTGTGAACGGCGGGAAGGAGAACACGATGCCTCTCGTCGATTAAAAACCGAGTTCCTCATTGAGTTTGACGGG GTGCAGTCAGGAGGGGATGATAGGGTTCTTGTAATGGGAGCAACCAATAGGCCTCAGGAGCTCGATGAAGCAGTGCTACG gCGATTTGCAAAGAGGATCTATGTGGCACTGCCAGATGAACAG ACAAGATTGACGCTGCTGAAAAATCTTTTGGGAAAGCATGGGAATCCTCTGAGCAAAAATGAGCTGTCCTTTCTTTCAAA ACAAACTGCAGGATATTCAGGCAGTGATCTGACGTCATTAGCCAAAGACGCTGCTCTCGGGCCGATTAGAG AGTTGGGACCAGACCAAGTCCGATGTATGGCTGCGAACGAG ATGCGAAACATCAAGATAAAAGACTTTGAGGATTCCCTAAAGCGCATCAAACCCAGTGTTAGCCCAACCAGTCTTAACATGTATATTGAATGGAACAAAGATTTTGGCGACACAACAGCTTTTTGA
- the spast gene encoding spastin isoform X1, with protein MSAKINASKSKDCGEVIKNYHKQAFENISKALRIDEDDTGEKEEAVQWYKKGIAELEKGIAVEITLPAGDQYDRAKRLQDKMVNNLTMANDRLALLEATLASKWRYEPKKPSNHVLQQPKPVPKSQPGVSTNTRPSTAVRPPARSTDTKGSSHFNNSARLSTGKSHTKQVPKTLSCRCTIGSAPPKVTPRPGRAQNGKPTAGKQPPKGDLKNFKNVDSKLANLILNEIVDRGASVSFEDIAGQDLAKQALQEIVILPALRPELFTGLRSPARGLLVFGPPGNGKTMLAKAVAAESKATFFNISAATLTSKYVGEGEKLVRALFAVARELQPSVIFIDEVDSLLCERREGEHDASRRLKTEFLIEFDGVQSGGDDRVLVMGATNRPQELDEAVLRRFAKRIYVALPDEQTRLTLLKNLLGKHGNPLSKNELSFLSKQTAGYSGSDLTSLAKDAALGPIRELGPDQVRCMAANEMRNIKIKDFEDSLKRIKPSVSPTSLNMYIEWNKDFGDTTAF; from the exons ATGTCGGCCAAAATAAACGCAAGTAAGAGCAAGGACTGCGGCGAAGTTATTAAAAACTACCACAAGCAGGCGTTTGAAAACATATCGAAGGCTCTACGGATCGACGAGGATGATACAG gtgagaaggaggaggcagTGCAGTGGTACAAGAAAGGCATTGCCGAGCTAGAAAAGGGGATCGCTGTGGAGATCACGCTACCAG CAGGAGATCAGTATGACCGAGCAAAGAGACTACAAGATAAAATGGTCAACAATCTGACCATGGCAAACGACAGGCTCGCTTTGTTAG AGGCAACGCTGGCGTCTAAGTGGAGATATGAACCCAAGAAGCCCTCTAATCATGTGCTTCAACAGCCAAAGCCTGTTCCTAAAAGCCAGCCTGGGGTGTCCACTAACACCAGGCCCTCCACTGCTGTCAGACCCCCGGCTAGATCTACTGACACAAAG GGAAGTAGCCATTTTAATAACAGTGCGCGGCTCTCAACGGGCAAATCTCACACTAAACAGGTTCCCAAAACACTATCGTGCAGGTGCACCATTGGCTCGGCACCGCCCAAG GTGACCCCACGGCCGGGAAGAGCTCAAAATGGAAAACCCACAGCCGGGAAACAGCCACCAAAGGGGGATTTGAAGAACTTTAAGAACGTGGACAGCAAACTGGCCAACCTGATTCTCAATGAAATTGTTGACCG CGGAGCGTCTGTATCCTTTGAAGACATCGCGGGACAGGATCTGGCCAAGCAAGCACTCCAAGAGATCGTCATCCTACCTGCCTTAAGACCAGAG CTCTTTACTGGCCTGAGATCTCCGGCACGTGGTTTGCTTGTATTTGGCCCACCTGGAAATGGGAAAACCATGTTG GCCAAAGCAGTCGCAGCTGAGTCAAAAGCCACATTCTTCAACATCAGTGCTGCCACTTTGACCTCCAAATAT GTGGGAGAAGGCGAGAAGCTTGTTCGAGCACTTTTTGCAGTTGCCAGAGAATTACAGCCCTCCGTCATCTTTATTG ATGAAGTGGACAGCTTGCTTTGTGAACGGCGGGAAGGAGAACACGATGCCTCTCGTCGATTAAAAACCGAGTTCCTCATTGAGTTTGACGGG GTGCAGTCAGGAGGGGATGATAGGGTTCTTGTAATGGGAGCAACCAATAGGCCTCAGGAGCTCGATGAAGCAGTGCTACG gCGATTTGCAAAGAGGATCTATGTGGCACTGCCAGATGAACAG ACAAGATTGACGCTGCTGAAAAATCTTTTGGGAAAGCATGGGAATCCTCTGAGCAAAAATGAGCTGTCCTTTCTTTCAAA ACAAACTGCAGGATATTCAGGCAGTGATCTGACGTCATTAGCCAAAGACGCTGCTCTCGGGCCGATTAGAG AGTTGGGACCAGACCAAGTCCGATGTATGGCTGCGAACGAG ATGCGAAACATCAAGATAAAAGACTTTGAGGATTCCCTAAAGCGCATCAAACCCAGTGTTAGCCCAACCAGTCTTAACATGTATATTGAATGGAACAAAGATTTTGGCGACACAACAGCTTTTTGA
- the spast gene encoding spastin isoform X4 → MSAKINASKSKDCGEVIKNYHKQAFENISKALRIDEDDTGEKEEAVQWYKKGIAELEKGIAVEITLPAGDQYDRAKRLQDKMVNNLTMANDRLALLEATLASKWRYEPKKPSNHVLQQPKPVPKSQPGVSTNTRPSTAVRPPARSTDTKVTPRPGRAQNGKPTAGKQPPKGDLKNFKNVDSKLANLILNEIVDRGASVSFEDIAGQDLAKQALQEIVILPALRPELFTGLRSPARGLLVFGPPGNGKTMLAKAVAAESKATFFNISAATLTSKYVGEGEKLVRALFAVARELQPSVIFIDEVDSLLCERREGEHDASRRLKTEFLIEFDGVQSGGDDRVLVMGATNRPQELDEAVLRRFAKRIYVALPDEQTRLTLLKNLLGKHGNPLSKNELSFLSKQTAGYSGSDLTSLAKDAALGPIRELGPDQVRCMAANEMRNIKIKDFEDSLKRIKPSVSPTSLNMYIEWNKDFGDTTAF, encoded by the exons ATGTCGGCCAAAATAAACGCAAGTAAGAGCAAGGACTGCGGCGAAGTTATTAAAAACTACCACAAGCAGGCGTTTGAAAACATATCGAAGGCTCTACGGATCGACGAGGATGATACAG gtgagaaggaggaggcagTGCAGTGGTACAAGAAAGGCATTGCCGAGCTAGAAAAGGGGATCGCTGTGGAGATCACGCTACCAG CAGGAGATCAGTATGACCGAGCAAAGAGACTACAAGATAAAATGGTCAACAATCTGACCATGGCAAACGACAGGCTCGCTTTGTTAG AGGCAACGCTGGCGTCTAAGTGGAGATATGAACCCAAGAAGCCCTCTAATCATGTGCTTCAACAGCCAAAGCCTGTTCCTAAAAGCCAGCCTGGGGTGTCCACTAACACCAGGCCCTCCACTGCTGTCAGACCCCCGGCTAGATCTACTGACACAAAG GTGACCCCACGGCCGGGAAGAGCTCAAAATGGAAAACCCACAGCCGGGAAACAGCCACCAAAGGGGGATTTGAAGAACTTTAAGAACGTGGACAGCAAACTGGCCAACCTGATTCTCAATGAAATTGTTGACCG CGGAGCGTCTGTATCCTTTGAAGACATCGCGGGACAGGATCTGGCCAAGCAAGCACTCCAAGAGATCGTCATCCTACCTGCCTTAAGACCAGAG CTCTTTACTGGCCTGAGATCTCCGGCACGTGGTTTGCTTGTATTTGGCCCACCTGGAAATGGGAAAACCATGTTG GCCAAAGCAGTCGCAGCTGAGTCAAAAGCCACATTCTTCAACATCAGTGCTGCCACTTTGACCTCCAAATAT GTGGGAGAAGGCGAGAAGCTTGTTCGAGCACTTTTTGCAGTTGCCAGAGAATTACAGCCCTCCGTCATCTTTATTG ATGAAGTGGACAGCTTGCTTTGTGAACGGCGGGAAGGAGAACACGATGCCTCTCGTCGATTAAAAACCGAGTTCCTCATTGAGTTTGACGGG GTGCAGTCAGGAGGGGATGATAGGGTTCTTGTAATGGGAGCAACCAATAGGCCTCAGGAGCTCGATGAAGCAGTGCTACG gCGATTTGCAAAGAGGATCTATGTGGCACTGCCAGATGAACAG ACAAGATTGACGCTGCTGAAAAATCTTTTGGGAAAGCATGGGAATCCTCTGAGCAAAAATGAGCTGTCCTTTCTTTCAAA ACAAACTGCAGGATATTCAGGCAGTGATCTGACGTCATTAGCCAAAGACGCTGCTCTCGGGCCGATTAGAG AGTTGGGACCAGACCAAGTCCGATGTATGGCTGCGAACGAG ATGCGAAACATCAAGATAAAAGACTTTGAGGATTCCCTAAAGCGCATCAAACCCAGTGTTAGCCCAACCAGTCTTAACATGTATATTGAATGGAACAAAGATTTTGGCGACACAACAGCTTTTTGA
- the spast gene encoding spastin isoform X2, producing the protein MSAKINASKSKDCGEVIKNYHKQAFENISKALRIDEDDTGEKEEAVQWYKKGIAELEKGIAVEITLPGDQYDRAKRLQDKMVNNLTMANDRLALLEATLASKWRYEPKKPSNHVLQQPKPVPKSQPGVSTNTRPSTAVRPPARSTDTKGSSHFNNSARLSTGKSHTKQVPKTLSCRCTIGSAPPKVTPRPGRAQNGKPTAGKQPPKGDLKNFKNVDSKLANLILNEIVDRGASVSFEDIAGQDLAKQALQEIVILPALRPELFTGLRSPARGLLVFGPPGNGKTMLAKAVAAESKATFFNISAATLTSKYVGEGEKLVRALFAVARELQPSVIFIDEVDSLLCERREGEHDASRRLKTEFLIEFDGVQSGGDDRVLVMGATNRPQELDEAVLRRFAKRIYVALPDEQTRLTLLKNLLGKHGNPLSKNELSFLSKQTAGYSGSDLTSLAKDAALGPIRELGPDQVRCMAANEMRNIKIKDFEDSLKRIKPSVSPTSLNMYIEWNKDFGDTTAF; encoded by the exons ATGTCGGCCAAAATAAACGCAAGTAAGAGCAAGGACTGCGGCGAAGTTATTAAAAACTACCACAAGCAGGCGTTTGAAAACATATCGAAGGCTCTACGGATCGACGAGGATGATACAG gtgagaaggaggaggcagTGCAGTGGTACAAGAAAGGCATTGCCGAGCTAGAAAAGGGGATCGCTGTGGAGATCACGCTACCAG GAGATCAGTATGACCGAGCAAAGAGACTACAAGATAAAATGGTCAACAATCTGACCATGGCAAACGACAGGCTCGCTTTGTTAG AGGCAACGCTGGCGTCTAAGTGGAGATATGAACCCAAGAAGCCCTCTAATCATGTGCTTCAACAGCCAAAGCCTGTTCCTAAAAGCCAGCCTGGGGTGTCCACTAACACCAGGCCCTCCACTGCTGTCAGACCCCCGGCTAGATCTACTGACACAAAG GGAAGTAGCCATTTTAATAACAGTGCGCGGCTCTCAACGGGCAAATCTCACACTAAACAGGTTCCCAAAACACTATCGTGCAGGTGCACCATTGGCTCGGCACCGCCCAAG GTGACCCCACGGCCGGGAAGAGCTCAAAATGGAAAACCCACAGCCGGGAAACAGCCACCAAAGGGGGATTTGAAGAACTTTAAGAACGTGGACAGCAAACTGGCCAACCTGATTCTCAATGAAATTGTTGACCG CGGAGCGTCTGTATCCTTTGAAGACATCGCGGGACAGGATCTGGCCAAGCAAGCACTCCAAGAGATCGTCATCCTACCTGCCTTAAGACCAGAG CTCTTTACTGGCCTGAGATCTCCGGCACGTGGTTTGCTTGTATTTGGCCCACCTGGAAATGGGAAAACCATGTTG GCCAAAGCAGTCGCAGCTGAGTCAAAAGCCACATTCTTCAACATCAGTGCTGCCACTTTGACCTCCAAATAT GTGGGAGAAGGCGAGAAGCTTGTTCGAGCACTTTTTGCAGTTGCCAGAGAATTACAGCCCTCCGTCATCTTTATTG ATGAAGTGGACAGCTTGCTTTGTGAACGGCGGGAAGGAGAACACGATGCCTCTCGTCGATTAAAAACCGAGTTCCTCATTGAGTTTGACGGG GTGCAGTCAGGAGGGGATGATAGGGTTCTTGTAATGGGAGCAACCAATAGGCCTCAGGAGCTCGATGAAGCAGTGCTACG gCGATTTGCAAAGAGGATCTATGTGGCACTGCCAGATGAACAG ACAAGATTGACGCTGCTGAAAAATCTTTTGGGAAAGCATGGGAATCCTCTGAGCAAAAATGAGCTGTCCTTTCTTTCAAA ACAAACTGCAGGATATTCAGGCAGTGATCTGACGTCATTAGCCAAAGACGCTGCTCTCGGGCCGATTAGAG AGTTGGGACCAGACCAAGTCCGATGTATGGCTGCGAACGAG ATGCGAAACATCAAGATAAAAGACTTTGAGGATTCCCTAAAGCGCATCAAACCCAGTGTTAGCCCAACCAGTCTTAACATGTATATTGAATGGAACAAAGATTTTGGCGACACAACAGCTTTTTGA
- the spast gene encoding spastin isoform X5, producing the protein MSAKINASKSKDCGEVIKNYHKQAFENISKALRIDEDDTGEKEEAVQWYKKGIAELEKGIAVEITLPGDQYDRAKRLQDKMVNNLTMANDRLALLEATLASKWRYEPKKPSNHVLQQPKPVPKSQPGVSTNTRPSTAVRPPARSTDTKVTPRPGRAQNGKPTAGKQPPKGDLKNFKNVDSKLANLILNEIVDRGASVSFEDIAGQDLAKQALQEIVILPALRPELFTGLRSPARGLLVFGPPGNGKTMLAKAVAAESKATFFNISAATLTSKYVGEGEKLVRALFAVARELQPSVIFIDEVDSLLCERREGEHDASRRLKTEFLIEFDGVQSGGDDRVLVMGATNRPQELDEAVLRRFAKRIYVALPDEQTRLTLLKNLLGKHGNPLSKNELSFLSKQTAGYSGSDLTSLAKDAALGPIRELGPDQVRCMAANEMRNIKIKDFEDSLKRIKPSVSPTSLNMYIEWNKDFGDTTAF; encoded by the exons ATGTCGGCCAAAATAAACGCAAGTAAGAGCAAGGACTGCGGCGAAGTTATTAAAAACTACCACAAGCAGGCGTTTGAAAACATATCGAAGGCTCTACGGATCGACGAGGATGATACAG gtgagaaggaggaggcagTGCAGTGGTACAAGAAAGGCATTGCCGAGCTAGAAAAGGGGATCGCTGTGGAGATCACGCTACCAG GAGATCAGTATGACCGAGCAAAGAGACTACAAGATAAAATGGTCAACAATCTGACCATGGCAAACGACAGGCTCGCTTTGTTAG AGGCAACGCTGGCGTCTAAGTGGAGATATGAACCCAAGAAGCCCTCTAATCATGTGCTTCAACAGCCAAAGCCTGTTCCTAAAAGCCAGCCTGGGGTGTCCACTAACACCAGGCCCTCCACTGCTGTCAGACCCCCGGCTAGATCTACTGACACAAAG GTGACCCCACGGCCGGGAAGAGCTCAAAATGGAAAACCCACAGCCGGGAAACAGCCACCAAAGGGGGATTTGAAGAACTTTAAGAACGTGGACAGCAAACTGGCCAACCTGATTCTCAATGAAATTGTTGACCG CGGAGCGTCTGTATCCTTTGAAGACATCGCGGGACAGGATCTGGCCAAGCAAGCACTCCAAGAGATCGTCATCCTACCTGCCTTAAGACCAGAG CTCTTTACTGGCCTGAGATCTCCGGCACGTGGTTTGCTTGTATTTGGCCCACCTGGAAATGGGAAAACCATGTTG GCCAAAGCAGTCGCAGCTGAGTCAAAAGCCACATTCTTCAACATCAGTGCTGCCACTTTGACCTCCAAATAT GTGGGAGAAGGCGAGAAGCTTGTTCGAGCACTTTTTGCAGTTGCCAGAGAATTACAGCCCTCCGTCATCTTTATTG ATGAAGTGGACAGCTTGCTTTGTGAACGGCGGGAAGGAGAACACGATGCCTCTCGTCGATTAAAAACCGAGTTCCTCATTGAGTTTGACGGG GTGCAGTCAGGAGGGGATGATAGGGTTCTTGTAATGGGAGCAACCAATAGGCCTCAGGAGCTCGATGAAGCAGTGCTACG gCGATTTGCAAAGAGGATCTATGTGGCACTGCCAGATGAACAG ACAAGATTGACGCTGCTGAAAAATCTTTTGGGAAAGCATGGGAATCCTCTGAGCAAAAATGAGCTGTCCTTTCTTTCAAA ACAAACTGCAGGATATTCAGGCAGTGATCTGACGTCATTAGCCAAAGACGCTGCTCTCGGGCCGATTAGAG AGTTGGGACCAGACCAAGTCCGATGTATGGCTGCGAACGAG ATGCGAAACATCAAGATAAAAGACTTTGAGGATTCCCTAAAGCGCATCAAACCCAGTGTTAGCCCAACCAGTCTTAACATGTATATTGAATGGAACAAAGATTTTGGCGACACAACAGCTTTTTGA